In the genome of Pseudorca crassidens isolate mPseCra1 chromosome 12, mPseCra1.hap1, whole genome shotgun sequence, one region contains:
- the OGFOD2 gene encoding 2-oxoglutarate and iron-dependent oxygenase domain-containing protein 2 isoform X1, with protein sequence MGTAAAPRRFCRCACFCSENLYVARYGLHVRFRSEQQLRQDYGPILRSRGCVSPKDFQQLLGELEKEVERRQRLGQESATRKALIASSYHPARPDVYSSLQHVALAPEFLAAAEYSTSPGADLQGLLQRLETVSEEKRIYRLPVFTASFCQALLEELDHFEQSDMPKGRPNTMNNYGVLLHELGLDEPLVTPLRERFLQPLMALLYPEYRGWLDSHRAFVVKYAPGQDRELGCHYDNAELTLNVALGKAFTGGALYFGDLFQAPSALANPLEVEHVVGQGILHRGGQLHGARPLGTGERWNLVVWLRASAVRNRLCPMCCRKPDLVDDEGFGDGFTREEPATVDVCALT encoded by the exons ATGGGGACCGCGGCGGCTCCGCGGCGCTTCTGCCGCTGCGCCTGCTTCTGCTCCGAGAACTTGTACGTGGCGCGCTACGGCCTGCACGTGCGCTTCCGGAGCGAGCAGCAGCTGCGCCAGGACTACGGCCCC ATCCTGCGCAGCCGAGGCTGTGTCAGCCCCAAGGACTTCCAGCAGCTGTTGGGAGAG CTTGAGAAGGAGGTGGAGCGGCGGCAGCGGCTGGGGCAGGAGTcggccaccaggaaagccctcattGCGAGCTCCTACCACCCAGCACGGCCCGATGTCTACAGCTCACTGCAG CATGTGGCTCTGGCCCCCGAGTTTCTGGCCGCAGCTGAGTACAGCACATCGCCAGGTGCAGACCTCCAGGGCCTTCTCCAGCGGCTGGAGACAGTTTCTG AGGAGAAGCGTATCTACCGGCTGCCGGTGTTCACAGCGTCGTTCTGCCAGGCCCTGCTGGAGGAGCTGGACCACTTCGAGCAGTCAGACATGCCCAAGGGAAGACCCAACACCATGAACAACTATGGG GTGCTGCTACACGAGCTGGGCCTGGATGAGCCACTGGTGACGCCACTGAGGGAGCGCTTCCTGCAGCCGCTGATGGCCCTGCTGTACCCAGAGTACAGGGGCTGGCTGGACAGCCACCGCGCCTTTGTGGTCAAATACGCGCCAGGCCAGGATCGCGAGCTGGGCTGCCACTACGATAACGCCGAGCTCACCCTCAACGTGGCCCTGGGCAAGGCCTTCACGGGGGGTGCTCTCTACTTTGGGGACCTCTTCCAG GCGCCTTCGGCCCTGGCCAACCCCCTGGAGGTAGAGCACGTGGTGGGCCAGGGCATCCTGCACCGTGGGGGCCAGCTGCACGGGGCCCGCCCCCTGGGCACTGGTGAGCGTTGGAACCTGGTCGTCTGGCTCCGTGCCTCTGCTGTGCGCAACCGCCTCTGCCCCATGTGCTGCCGCAAGCCCGACCTGGTGGATGATGAGGGCTTCGGCGACGGCTTCACCCGCGAGGAGCCCGCCACGGTGGACGTGTGTGCTCTGACTTGA
- the OGFOD2 gene encoding 2-oxoglutarate and iron-dependent oxygenase domain-containing protein 2 isoform X2 has protein sequence MPKGRPNTMNNYGVLLHELGLDEPLVTPLRERFLQPLMALLYPEYRGWLDSHRAFVVKYAPGQDRELGCHYDNAELTLNVALGKAFTGGALYFGDLFQAPSALANPLEVEHVVGQGILHRGGQLHGARPLGTGERWNLVVWLRASAVRNRLCPMCCRKPDLVDDEGFGDGFTREEPATVDVCALT, from the exons ATGCCCAAGGGAAGACCCAACACCATGAACAACTATGGG GTGCTGCTACACGAGCTGGGCCTGGATGAGCCACTGGTGACGCCACTGAGGGAGCGCTTCCTGCAGCCGCTGATGGCCCTGCTGTACCCAGAGTACAGGGGCTGGCTGGACAGCCACCGCGCCTTTGTGGTCAAATACGCGCCAGGCCAGGATCGCGAGCTGGGCTGCCACTACGATAACGCCGAGCTCACCCTCAACGTGGCCCTGGGCAAGGCCTTCACGGGGGGTGCTCTCTACTTTGGGGACCTCTTCCAG GCGCCTTCGGCCCTGGCCAACCCCCTGGAGGTAGAGCACGTGGTGGGCCAGGGCATCCTGCACCGTGGGGGCCAGCTGCACGGGGCCCGCCCCCTGGGCACTGGTGAGCGTTGGAACCTGGTCGTCTGGCTCCGTGCCTCTGCTGTGCGCAACCGCCTCTGCCCCATGTGCTGCCGCAAGCCCGACCTGGTGGATGATGAGGGCTTCGGCGACGGCTTCACCCGCGAGGAGCCCGCCACGGTGGACGTGTGTGCTCTGACTTGA